In Scatophagus argus isolate fScaArg1 chromosome 14, fScaArg1.pri, whole genome shotgun sequence, the following proteins share a genomic window:
- the LOC124070791 gene encoding connector enhancer of kinase suppressor of ras 2-like isoform X2, with protein MALVMEPVSKWSSSQVVDWMKGLDDCLQQYIKTFEREKVGGDQLLRITHQELEDLGVSRIGHQELILEAVDLLCALNYGLETENLKTLSHKLNASAKNLQNFITGRRRSGHYDGRATRKLPNDFLTSVVDLIAAAKSLLAWLDRCSFFFRSPFAAVADYSVTRNNVIQLCLELTTIVQQDCSVYETENKILHVCKTLSGVCDHIISLSSDPMVSQAAHLEVVQLANIKSTEGLGMYIKSTYDGLHVITGTTEGSLADRCKKIHAGDEVIQVNHQTVVGWQLKNLVNLLRGDPAGVTLTLKKRPQSTLTSTPALLKNMRWKPLALQSPSSSVATPTSTLSTPSRRSSCALQDLYIPPPPAEPYTPRDEKGNLPGDDPQSDVHAAEGSESPNSYLDQECRGRFPLVEEDAILYCYEYDQGQDVSSSVRRGSTPTYGRLRPISMPVEYNWVGDNEDLAKLKRESRRENSLLRFASEDKTPGEDFLLGRSLSQNRRKTERGSSPTHYTLVPALQMEVSLSTSSSDSASLYHVFERSSLLSRSKKKSKAASPMSSISKRRISCRDLGQGDCEGWLWKKKDAKTYFSQKWKKYWFILKDTCLYWYMNEEDEKAEGFVSLPEFKIDRATECRRKFAFKACHPKIKTFYFAAENVDDMSRWLSRLSMAVAGYSEQEKIRQDQDYWSESDHEDMEMPSMPKQDSPPPPYDTYPRASSVSPYLEPKRGHLSSSDTFQSRSSHEEFHSEPLDGSSSNNGVSPGQKTSSHRNSWQDQMESNARMHYLQTFPVEETLLSEDRDQLAMEYRRQSTLPAQRSLLQEQYRALPLPLRASIDSEAGGKPRSFTLPRDSGLHAILAATAAASDQREPQHYQMDRGRDTGQGRDFRMQADSLGDLYRALEQTSLSTSADHRSASRLEYKRSFVRRVNDPLLNDKLHRLRILHGSLKNVPLQDTNRSLGFLG; from the exons ATGGCACTGGTTATGGAGCCTGTGAGCAAGTGGAGCTCCAGTCAAGTGGTTGACTGGATGAAAG GCCTGGACGACTGCCTGCAGCAGTACATCAAGACCTTCGAGAGGGAGAAAGTAGGGGGGGACCAGCTGCTGCGTATCACCCACCAGGAGCTGGAGGATCTGGGAGTGTCCAGAATCGGCCACCAGGAGCTCATACTGGAGGCTGTGGACTTACTCTGTGCTCTG AATTATGGGCTGGAGACTGAGAATCTAAAAACGCTTTCTCATAAGCTGAATGCATCTGCCAAGAACCTGCAGAACTTCATCACAGGCAGGCGGCGCAGCGGCCATTACGACGGCCGAGCCACCCGCAAGCTGCCCAATGACTTTCTTACCTCCGTGGTGGACCTGATTGCTGCAGCCAAAAGCCTTCTGGCGTGGCTCGACAG GTGCTCCTTCTTTTTCAGGTCTCCATTTGCAGCAGTGGCAGATTACTCCGTCACCCGAAACAATGTGATCCAGCTATGTCTCGAGCTCACTACAATTGTACAACAG GACTGCTCTGtgtatgaaacagaaaacaaaatcctgCATGTG TGTAAAACGCTGTCTGGAGTGTGTGACCACATTATCTCTCTGTCGTCGGATCCCATGGTGTCCCAGGCGGCACACCTGGAAGTTGTGCAGCTCGCCAACATAAAATCCACTGAAGGACTG GGCATGTATATCAAATCAACATATGACGGTTTGCATGTAATCACCGGGACGACAGAAGGA TCCCTGGCTGACCGCTGTAAGAAAATCCACGCAGGAGATGAAGTCATTCAGGTCAATCATCAGACGGTG GTGGGCTGGCAGCTGAAAAACTTGGTGAACCTGTTGCGTGGGGACCCTGCAGGTGTCACCTTGACACTGAAGAAACGCCCACAGAGCACGCTCACGTCAACCCCTGCTCTGCTCAAGAACATGAGATGGAAACCGTTGGCTCTGCAA AGCCCCAGCAGCAGCGTCGCCACGCCCACCAGCACTTTAAGTACTCCGTCCAGGAGGAGTAGCTGTGCTCTGCAGGACCTCTACATCCCCCCTCCTCCGGCAGAACCCTACACCCCCAG AGACGAAAAGGGAAATCTGCCAGGTGATGATCCTCAGTCGGATGTCCATGCTGCCGAGGGGTCTGAGTCACCAAACTCCTACCTGGACCAGGAGTGTCGAGGGCGATTTCCTCTGGTGGAGGAAGACGCCATACTGTACTGTTACGAGTATGATCAGGGCCAAGATGTGTCATCATCAGTTCGCAGAGGGAGCACTCCCACCTATG GCAGGCTCAGGCCCATCTCGATGCCAGTGGAATACAACTGGGTGGGAGACAACGAAGACCTGGCcaagctgaagagagagagcaggagag AAAATTCCCTGCTGCGTTTTGCCAGTGAGGATAAAACTCCGGGGGAGGACTTCCTGCTGGGACGCAGCCTTAGTCAGAACAGGAGGAAGACTGAGCGAGGAAGCAGCCCGACCCATTACACTCTCGTTCCCGCCCTCCAGATGGAAGTGTCCCTGTCCACATCCAGCTCTGACTCTGCCTCCCTCTACCAT GTGTTTGAAAGATCCTCACTACTGTCAAGGTCAAAGAAAAAGAGTAAAG CTGCAAGTCCTATGTCTTCAATCAGCAAGAGGCGGATTTCCTGCAGAGACTTGGGTCAGGGGGACTGTGAGGGCTGGCTGTGGAAAAAGAAGGATGCTAAAACCTATTTTTCTCagaagtggaagaagtactGGTTCATCCTGAAAGACACGTGCTTGTATTGGTACATGAATGAAGAG GATGAGAAGGCAGAGGGCTTTGTCAGCCTCCCAGAGTTCAAGATTGATCGTGCCACCGAATGCAGACGGAAGTT CGCTTTCAAAGCTTGCCATCCGAAGATAAAGACCTTCTACTTTGCAGCGGAAAATGTAGACGACATGTCCCG GTGGCTGAGTCGTCTCAGTATGGCGGTGGCAGGTTACTCGGAGCAGGAGAAAATTCGTCAGGACCAAG ACTACTGGAGTGAGAGTGATCATGAAGACATGGAGATGCCCTCTATGCCCAAACAGGACAGTCCGCCGCCACCTTACGACACCTATCCCAGAGCATCCTCA GTGAGTCCCTATCTGGAACCGAAACGTGgccatctctcctcctccgaCACGTTCCAGTCCCGCTCCTCTCATGAGGAGTTCCACTCCGAGCCTCTagacggcagcagcagcaacaacgGTGTCTCCCCTGGGCAGAAGACGAGCAGTCACCGAAACTCATGGCAGGACCAGATGGAGAGCAACGCGAGGATGCACTACCTCCAGACGTTTCCTGTGGAGGAGACTCTACTATCTGAGGACAGAGACCAGCTGGCGATGGAGTACCGCAGACAGTCCACCCTGCCAGCACAGCGCAGCCTGCTGCAGGAACAGTACAGGGCCCTGCCTCTGCCCCTCAGGGCCAGCATCGATTCAGAGGCGGGAGGAAAACCCCGCAGCTTCACGCTACCCAGGGACAGCGGGCTCCACGCTATCCTGGCTGCCACCGCCGCTGCATCAGATCAGAGAGAGCCCCAGCACTACCAGATGGACCGTGGCAGAGACACTG
- the LOC124070791 gene encoding connector enhancer of kinase suppressor of ras 2-like isoform X1 — MALVMEPVSKWSSSQVVDWMKGLDDCLQQYIKTFEREKVGGDQLLRITHQELEDLGVSRIGHQELILEAVDLLCALNYGLETENLKTLSHKLNASAKNLQNFITGRRRSGHYDGRATRKLPNDFLTSVVDLIAAAKSLLAWLDRCSFFFRSPFAAVADYSVTRNNVIQLCLELTTIVQQDCSVYETENKILHVCKTLSGVCDHIISLSSDPMVSQAAHLEVVQLANIKSTEGLGMYIKSTYDGLHVITGTTEGSLADRCKKIHAGDEVIQVNHQTVVGWQLKNLVNLLRGDPAGVTLTLKKRPQSTLTSTPALLKNMRWKPLALQPIFPQSPSSSVATPTSTLSTPSRRSSCALQDLYIPPPPAEPYTPRDEKGNLPGDDPQSDVHAAEGSESPNSYLDQECRGRFPLVEEDAILYCYEYDQGQDVSSSVRRGSTPTYGRLRPISMPVEYNWVGDNEDLAKLKRESRRENSLLRFASEDKTPGEDFLLGRSLSQNRRKTERGSSPTHYTLVPALQMEVSLSTSSSDSASLYHVFERSSLLSRSKKKSKAASPMSSISKRRISCRDLGQGDCEGWLWKKKDAKTYFSQKWKKYWFILKDTCLYWYMNEEDEKAEGFVSLPEFKIDRATECRRKFAFKACHPKIKTFYFAAENVDDMSRWLSRLSMAVAGYSEQEKIRQDQDYWSESDHEDMEMPSMPKQDSPPPPYDTYPRASSVSPYLEPKRGHLSSSDTFQSRSSHEEFHSEPLDGSSSNNGVSPGQKTSSHRNSWQDQMESNARMHYLQTFPVEETLLSEDRDQLAMEYRRQSTLPAQRSLLQEQYRALPLPLRASIDSEAGGKPRSFTLPRDSGLHAILAATAAASDQREPQHYQMDRGRDTGQGRDFRMQADSLGDLYRALEQTSLSTSADHRSASRLEYKRSFVRRVNDPLLNDKLHRLRILHGSLKNVPLQDTNRSLGFLG, encoded by the exons ATGGCACTGGTTATGGAGCCTGTGAGCAAGTGGAGCTCCAGTCAAGTGGTTGACTGGATGAAAG GCCTGGACGACTGCCTGCAGCAGTACATCAAGACCTTCGAGAGGGAGAAAGTAGGGGGGGACCAGCTGCTGCGTATCACCCACCAGGAGCTGGAGGATCTGGGAGTGTCCAGAATCGGCCACCAGGAGCTCATACTGGAGGCTGTGGACTTACTCTGTGCTCTG AATTATGGGCTGGAGACTGAGAATCTAAAAACGCTTTCTCATAAGCTGAATGCATCTGCCAAGAACCTGCAGAACTTCATCACAGGCAGGCGGCGCAGCGGCCATTACGACGGCCGAGCCACCCGCAAGCTGCCCAATGACTTTCTTACCTCCGTGGTGGACCTGATTGCTGCAGCCAAAAGCCTTCTGGCGTGGCTCGACAG GTGCTCCTTCTTTTTCAGGTCTCCATTTGCAGCAGTGGCAGATTACTCCGTCACCCGAAACAATGTGATCCAGCTATGTCTCGAGCTCACTACAATTGTACAACAG GACTGCTCTGtgtatgaaacagaaaacaaaatcctgCATGTG TGTAAAACGCTGTCTGGAGTGTGTGACCACATTATCTCTCTGTCGTCGGATCCCATGGTGTCCCAGGCGGCACACCTGGAAGTTGTGCAGCTCGCCAACATAAAATCCACTGAAGGACTG GGCATGTATATCAAATCAACATATGACGGTTTGCATGTAATCACCGGGACGACAGAAGGA TCCCTGGCTGACCGCTGTAAGAAAATCCACGCAGGAGATGAAGTCATTCAGGTCAATCATCAGACGGTG GTGGGCTGGCAGCTGAAAAACTTGGTGAACCTGTTGCGTGGGGACCCTGCAGGTGTCACCTTGACACTGAAGAAACGCCCACAGAGCACGCTCACGTCAACCCCTGCTCTGCTCAAGAACATGAGATGGAAACCGTTGGCTCTGCAA CCAATCTTCCCTCAGAGCCCCAGCAGCAGCGTCGCCACGCCCACCAGCACTTTAAGTACTCCGTCCAGGAGGAGTAGCTGTGCTCTGCAGGACCTCTACATCCCCCCTCCTCCGGCAGAACCCTACACCCCCAG AGACGAAAAGGGAAATCTGCCAGGTGATGATCCTCAGTCGGATGTCCATGCTGCCGAGGGGTCTGAGTCACCAAACTCCTACCTGGACCAGGAGTGTCGAGGGCGATTTCCTCTGGTGGAGGAAGACGCCATACTGTACTGTTACGAGTATGATCAGGGCCAAGATGTGTCATCATCAGTTCGCAGAGGGAGCACTCCCACCTATG GCAGGCTCAGGCCCATCTCGATGCCAGTGGAATACAACTGGGTGGGAGACAACGAAGACCTGGCcaagctgaagagagagagcaggagag AAAATTCCCTGCTGCGTTTTGCCAGTGAGGATAAAACTCCGGGGGAGGACTTCCTGCTGGGACGCAGCCTTAGTCAGAACAGGAGGAAGACTGAGCGAGGAAGCAGCCCGACCCATTACACTCTCGTTCCCGCCCTCCAGATGGAAGTGTCCCTGTCCACATCCAGCTCTGACTCTGCCTCCCTCTACCAT GTGTTTGAAAGATCCTCACTACTGTCAAGGTCAAAGAAAAAGAGTAAAG CTGCAAGTCCTATGTCTTCAATCAGCAAGAGGCGGATTTCCTGCAGAGACTTGGGTCAGGGGGACTGTGAGGGCTGGCTGTGGAAAAAGAAGGATGCTAAAACCTATTTTTCTCagaagtggaagaagtactGGTTCATCCTGAAAGACACGTGCTTGTATTGGTACATGAATGAAGAG GATGAGAAGGCAGAGGGCTTTGTCAGCCTCCCAGAGTTCAAGATTGATCGTGCCACCGAATGCAGACGGAAGTT CGCTTTCAAAGCTTGCCATCCGAAGATAAAGACCTTCTACTTTGCAGCGGAAAATGTAGACGACATGTCCCG GTGGCTGAGTCGTCTCAGTATGGCGGTGGCAGGTTACTCGGAGCAGGAGAAAATTCGTCAGGACCAAG ACTACTGGAGTGAGAGTGATCATGAAGACATGGAGATGCCCTCTATGCCCAAACAGGACAGTCCGCCGCCACCTTACGACACCTATCCCAGAGCATCCTCA GTGAGTCCCTATCTGGAACCGAAACGTGgccatctctcctcctccgaCACGTTCCAGTCCCGCTCCTCTCATGAGGAGTTCCACTCCGAGCCTCTagacggcagcagcagcaacaacgGTGTCTCCCCTGGGCAGAAGACGAGCAGTCACCGAAACTCATGGCAGGACCAGATGGAGAGCAACGCGAGGATGCACTACCTCCAGACGTTTCCTGTGGAGGAGACTCTACTATCTGAGGACAGAGACCAGCTGGCGATGGAGTACCGCAGACAGTCCACCCTGCCAGCACAGCGCAGCCTGCTGCAGGAACAGTACAGGGCCCTGCCTCTGCCCCTCAGGGCCAGCATCGATTCAGAGGCGGGAGGAAAACCCCGCAGCTTCACGCTACCCAGGGACAGCGGGCTCCACGCTATCCTGGCTGCCACCGCCGCTGCATCAGATCAGAGAGAGCCCCAGCACTACCAGATGGACCGTGGCAGAGACACTG
- the LOC124070791 gene encoding connector enhancer of kinase suppressor of ras 2-like isoform X3, whose protein sequence is MALVMEPVSKWSSSQVVDWMKGLDDCLQQYIKTFEREKVGGDQLLRITHQELEDLGVSRIGHQELILEAVDLLCALNYGLETENLKTLSHKLNASAKNLQNFITGRRRSGHYDGRATRKLPNDFLTSVVDLIAAAKSLLAWLDRSPFAAVADYSVTRNNVIQLCLELTTIVQQDCSVYETENKILHVCKTLSGVCDHIISLSSDPMVSQAAHLEVVQLANIKSTEGLGMYIKSTYDGLHVITGTTEGSLADRCKKIHAGDEVIQVNHQTVVGWQLKNLVNLLRGDPAGVTLTLKKRPQSTLTSTPALLKNMRWKPLALQPIFPQSPSSSVATPTSTLSTPSRRSSCALQDLYIPPPPAEPYTPRDEKGNLPGDDPQSDVHAAEGSESPNSYLDQECRGRFPLVEEDAILYCYEYDQGQDVSSSVRRGSTPTYGRLRPISMPVEYNWVGDNEDLAKLKRESRRENSLLRFASEDKTPGEDFLLGRSLSQNRRKTERGSSPTHYTLVPALQMEVSLSTSSSDSASLYHVFERSSLLSRSKKKSKAASPMSSISKRRISCRDLGQGDCEGWLWKKKDAKTYFSQKWKKYWFILKDTCLYWYMNEEDEKAEGFVSLPEFKIDRATECRRKFAFKACHPKIKTFYFAAENVDDMSRWLSRLSMAVAGYSEQEKIRQDQDYWSESDHEDMEMPSMPKQDSPPPPYDTYPRASSVSPYLEPKRGHLSSSDTFQSRSSHEEFHSEPLDGSSSNNGVSPGQKTSSHRNSWQDQMESNARMHYLQTFPVEETLLSEDRDQLAMEYRRQSTLPAQRSLLQEQYRALPLPLRASIDSEAGGKPRSFTLPRDSGLHAILAATAAASDQREPQHYQMDRGRDTGQGRDFRMQADSLGDLYRALEQTSLSTSADHRSASRLEYKRSFVRRVNDPLLNDKLHRLRILHGSLKNVPLQDTNRSLGFLG, encoded by the exons ATGGCACTGGTTATGGAGCCTGTGAGCAAGTGGAGCTCCAGTCAAGTGGTTGACTGGATGAAAG GCCTGGACGACTGCCTGCAGCAGTACATCAAGACCTTCGAGAGGGAGAAAGTAGGGGGGGACCAGCTGCTGCGTATCACCCACCAGGAGCTGGAGGATCTGGGAGTGTCCAGAATCGGCCACCAGGAGCTCATACTGGAGGCTGTGGACTTACTCTGTGCTCTG AATTATGGGCTGGAGACTGAGAATCTAAAAACGCTTTCTCATAAGCTGAATGCATCTGCCAAGAACCTGCAGAACTTCATCACAGGCAGGCGGCGCAGCGGCCATTACGACGGCCGAGCCACCCGCAAGCTGCCCAATGACTTTCTTACCTCCGTGGTGGACCTGATTGCTGCAGCCAAAAGCCTTCTGGCGTGGCTCGACAG GTCTCCATTTGCAGCAGTGGCAGATTACTCCGTCACCCGAAACAATGTGATCCAGCTATGTCTCGAGCTCACTACAATTGTACAACAG GACTGCTCTGtgtatgaaacagaaaacaaaatcctgCATGTG TGTAAAACGCTGTCTGGAGTGTGTGACCACATTATCTCTCTGTCGTCGGATCCCATGGTGTCCCAGGCGGCACACCTGGAAGTTGTGCAGCTCGCCAACATAAAATCCACTGAAGGACTG GGCATGTATATCAAATCAACATATGACGGTTTGCATGTAATCACCGGGACGACAGAAGGA TCCCTGGCTGACCGCTGTAAGAAAATCCACGCAGGAGATGAAGTCATTCAGGTCAATCATCAGACGGTG GTGGGCTGGCAGCTGAAAAACTTGGTGAACCTGTTGCGTGGGGACCCTGCAGGTGTCACCTTGACACTGAAGAAACGCCCACAGAGCACGCTCACGTCAACCCCTGCTCTGCTCAAGAACATGAGATGGAAACCGTTGGCTCTGCAA CCAATCTTCCCTCAGAGCCCCAGCAGCAGCGTCGCCACGCCCACCAGCACTTTAAGTACTCCGTCCAGGAGGAGTAGCTGTGCTCTGCAGGACCTCTACATCCCCCCTCCTCCGGCAGAACCCTACACCCCCAG AGACGAAAAGGGAAATCTGCCAGGTGATGATCCTCAGTCGGATGTCCATGCTGCCGAGGGGTCTGAGTCACCAAACTCCTACCTGGACCAGGAGTGTCGAGGGCGATTTCCTCTGGTGGAGGAAGACGCCATACTGTACTGTTACGAGTATGATCAGGGCCAAGATGTGTCATCATCAGTTCGCAGAGGGAGCACTCCCACCTATG GCAGGCTCAGGCCCATCTCGATGCCAGTGGAATACAACTGGGTGGGAGACAACGAAGACCTGGCcaagctgaagagagagagcaggagag AAAATTCCCTGCTGCGTTTTGCCAGTGAGGATAAAACTCCGGGGGAGGACTTCCTGCTGGGACGCAGCCTTAGTCAGAACAGGAGGAAGACTGAGCGAGGAAGCAGCCCGACCCATTACACTCTCGTTCCCGCCCTCCAGATGGAAGTGTCCCTGTCCACATCCAGCTCTGACTCTGCCTCCCTCTACCAT GTGTTTGAAAGATCCTCACTACTGTCAAGGTCAAAGAAAAAGAGTAAAG CTGCAAGTCCTATGTCTTCAATCAGCAAGAGGCGGATTTCCTGCAGAGACTTGGGTCAGGGGGACTGTGAGGGCTGGCTGTGGAAAAAGAAGGATGCTAAAACCTATTTTTCTCagaagtggaagaagtactGGTTCATCCTGAAAGACACGTGCTTGTATTGGTACATGAATGAAGAG GATGAGAAGGCAGAGGGCTTTGTCAGCCTCCCAGAGTTCAAGATTGATCGTGCCACCGAATGCAGACGGAAGTT CGCTTTCAAAGCTTGCCATCCGAAGATAAAGACCTTCTACTTTGCAGCGGAAAATGTAGACGACATGTCCCG GTGGCTGAGTCGTCTCAGTATGGCGGTGGCAGGTTACTCGGAGCAGGAGAAAATTCGTCAGGACCAAG ACTACTGGAGTGAGAGTGATCATGAAGACATGGAGATGCCCTCTATGCCCAAACAGGACAGTCCGCCGCCACCTTACGACACCTATCCCAGAGCATCCTCA GTGAGTCCCTATCTGGAACCGAAACGTGgccatctctcctcctccgaCACGTTCCAGTCCCGCTCCTCTCATGAGGAGTTCCACTCCGAGCCTCTagacggcagcagcagcaacaacgGTGTCTCCCCTGGGCAGAAGACGAGCAGTCACCGAAACTCATGGCAGGACCAGATGGAGAGCAACGCGAGGATGCACTACCTCCAGACGTTTCCTGTGGAGGAGACTCTACTATCTGAGGACAGAGACCAGCTGGCGATGGAGTACCGCAGACAGTCCACCCTGCCAGCACAGCGCAGCCTGCTGCAGGAACAGTACAGGGCCCTGCCTCTGCCCCTCAGGGCCAGCATCGATTCAGAGGCGGGAGGAAAACCCCGCAGCTTCACGCTACCCAGGGACAGCGGGCTCCACGCTATCCTGGCTGCCACCGCCGCTGCATCAGATCAGAGAGAGCCCCAGCACTACCAGATGGACCGTGGCAGAGACACTG